From the Candidatus Anstonellales archaeon genome, one window contains:
- a CDS encoding FKBP-type peptidyl-prolyl cis-trans isomerase, with translation MEEKAFLLVSYLGKISDTNTTFEEAKNKLIILNTGQMIPKLEKALGTLNEGEEVEVSVSPREGFGERDPSLIRIVPQSTFIKENITPTPGKAVSINGLFAKIRSVNSGRVMADFNHPLAGEHLTYHLKLEKILTTDKEKIEALAKDIGIDADVKEEEQKVVIKVKNPPSQNVYSQKKEVLKSVIKSFFNNINEIEFHE, from the coding sequence TTGGAAGAAAAAGCATTCTTACTTGTTTCGTATCTTGGCAAGATATCTGACACCAATACAACCTTTGAAGAGGCAAAAAATAAACTGATAATCTTAAACACAGGTCAAATGATACCGAAGCTTGAAAAGGCTCTCGGAACTTTAAATGAAGGAGAAGAAGTAGAAGTTTCTGTCTCTCCAAGAGAAGGGTTCGGCGAACGAGACCCCTCCCTCATTCGAATAGTCCCGCAATCTACATTCATCAAAGAAAACATAACCCCTACCCCAGGTAAAGCTGTATCTATCAATGGTCTTTTTGCAAAGATAAGATCCGTAAACTCTGGTCGTGTTATGGCAGATTTCAATCATCCACTTGCAGGAGAGCACTTAACTTATCACTTAAAGTTAGAAAAAATATTAACCACAGATAAAGAAAAAATAGAAGCACTTGCAAAAGACATTGGCATAGATGCAGATGTCAAAGAAGAAGAGCAAAAAGTCGTAATAAAAGTAAAAAATCCTCCTTCTCAAAACGTTTATAGTCAAAAAAAGGAAGTTCTTAAATCAGTTATTAAATCGTTTTTTAACAACATCAATGAAATTGAATTTCATGAATAA
- a CDS encoding Xaa-Pro peptidase family protein gives MNLNKFEIRRQEAVEGKSYSAVLVFSGDFKQWCEDFFYLTGKRIDGSILILRKGKPSILLTSRMNVAEGKKAGMKTLIYDKKNPLERVGRYLKGIKNIGINYSFVSYAQYRKIRLKLRKKKILDCGRNILLQRMIKDREEIQKIRKAQRITRDIINWVGRLIYSGMREDEVKQRILKRTIEFGCTPAFLPIVASGTSSASPHYSGGKKRLSGVVLIDYGVRYEGYCGDMTRCFFLDECKKEREVYSKLQKISNEVIVNIKEGMEVRKLDLLHTKLMKKYNLPEPIHLLGHGIGLDVHELPSIHVRAKEKIYAGEVFTIEPGAYFPGKFGVRYEDVIYFDGKKANVL, from the coding sequence ATGAACCTGAACAAGTTTGAAATAAGAAGGCAAGAAGCTGTAGAGGGAAAATCGTATTCAGCTGTACTTGTTTTTTCTGGGGATTTCAAACAGTGGTGCGAGGATTTTTTTTATTTGACTGGAAAGCGAATTGACGGTTCGATACTTATTTTAAGGAAAGGAAAACCGAGTATTTTGCTTACTTCGCGAATGAATGTCGCAGAAGGAAAAAAGGCAGGGATGAAAACACTCATTTATGATAAAAAAAATCCTCTGGAAAGAGTTGGACGGTATCTAAAAGGGATAAAGAATATCGGCATAAATTACTCGTTTGTATCATATGCCCAGTATAGGAAGATTAGATTAAAACTGAGAAAAAAGAAAATTTTGGATTGCGGGAGAAACATTCTTTTGCAGAGGATGATAAAAGATAGGGAAGAGATCCAAAAAATACGCAAAGCACAGAGGATTACGAGGGATATAATTAACTGGGTGGGTAGGTTAATATACAGCGGGATGAGAGAGGACGAAGTAAAACAACGAATTCTGAAAAGGACAATTGAATTTGGGTGTACGCCTGCATTTTTGCCAATAGTCGCTTCTGGAACTTCTAGCGCAAGTCCTCATTATAGTGGTGGAAAAAAAAGGCTTTCAGGAGTAGTTCTTATAGATTATGGAGTAAGATATGAGGGATATTGTGGGGATATGACGCGATGCTTTTTTTTAGATGAATGCAAAAAAGAAAGGGAGGTTTATTCGAAGCTTCAGAAAATATCTAATGAAGTCATAGTGAATATAAAAGAAGGGATGGAGGTCAGAAAACTGGATTTATTACACACCAAACTCATGAAAAAATATAATTTACCGGAACCTATACATTTACTTGGTCATGGTATAGGATTGGACGTCCATGAACTTCCGTCAATTCATGTGAGAGCAAAGGAGAAGATATATGCAGGTGAGGTTTTCACTATTGAACCCGGGGCTTATTTTCCTGGAAAGTTTGGAGTAAGGTATGAGGATGTTATTTACTTTGATGGAAAAAAAGCTAATGTATTGTGA
- a CDS encoding winged helix-turn-helix domain-containing protein — protein sequence MEKKEKDIYNTFHSQGDRSLSSGGEIEHERLEREVEEAKNIARDPFLLSSLMLRILREKEEMKTLLREILEKLEDIEKKLSYEEEGELVEPLLLSKQDEEIVDLIIEKGAVCALDIQKRLNYKGKNAACARLSRLADAGILVKRQVGKTVYYQLSQAAKSRTNFGGSGPMV from the coding sequence ATGGAAAAGAAAGAAAAAGACATTTATAATACTTTTCATTCGCAAGGCGACCGCTCCCTATCTTCTGGTGGGGAGATAGAACATGAGCGATTAGAAAGAGAGGTGGAAGAAGCAAAAAATATTGCAAGAGATCCCTTCCTCCTTTCTTCTCTAATGCTCAGAATACTCCGAGAAAAAGAAGAGATGAAAACGTTGCTGAGGGAAATTCTTGAAAAATTAGAAGATATTGAGAAAAAGCTTTCATATGAGGAAGAAGGCGAACTTGTTGAGCCGCTTTTGCTCTCTAAACAAGATGAGGAGATTGTAGATTTGATAATAGAAAAGGGAGCCGTCTGCGCACTTGATATACAAAAAAGACTAAACTACAAGGGAAAAAACGCGGCATGTGCAAGGCTTTCGCGCCTTGCTGATGCTGGCATCTTAGTAAAAAGACAAGTAGGAAAGACAGTGTATTATCAGCTTTCTCAAGCTGCAAAATCTCGCACTAATTTTGGGGGAAGTGGGCCGATGGTTTAA